One stretch of Bacteroidales bacterium DNA includes these proteins:
- a CDS encoding site-specific DNA-methyltransferase, with protein sequence MNNPTINIYNEDCLPAMKEMRDNEFDLSIIDPPYGIKQDKGFSGKNGFRGKGKPIKRRQYNGNWDNKTPNKLYFDELFRISKNQIIFGGNFYTDKIPQANHWIFWDKLNTMPTFGDGELIYTSIKRNSVKKIQLEYNGLFSKEKQRIHPTQKPVAL encoded by the coding sequence ATACAACGAAGATTGCCTGCCTGCAATGAAAGAGATGCGGGATAATGAGTTTGATTTAAGTATAATAGATCCTCCGTATGGAATAAAGCAAGATAAAGGATTTAGTGGTAAAAATGGATTCAGAGGGAAAGGAAAACCGATTAAAAGGCGTCAATATAATGGCAATTGGGATAATAAGACTCCAAACAAATTATATTTTGATGAATTATTCAGAATATCAAAAAATCAAATAATATTTGGAGGAAATTTTTATACAGATAAAATTCCACAAGCAAATCATTGGATTTTTTGGGATAAATTAAATACCATGCCTACTTTTGGCGATGGAGAACTTATATACACATCTATAAAACGTAATTCAGTAAAAAAAATTCAGTTAGAATATAATGGATTATTCAGCAAAGAAAAACAACGCATCCATCCCACCCAAAAACCCGTAGCCCTCTAA